In one Fundulus heteroclitus isolate FHET01 chromosome 3, MU-UCD_Fhet_4.1, whole genome shotgun sequence genomic region, the following are encoded:
- the LOC105931600 gene encoding LOW QUALITY PROTEIN: T-cell surface glycoprotein CD4 (The sequence of the model RefSeq protein was modified relative to this genomic sequence to represent the inferred CDS: deleted 1 base in 1 codon) has translation MRKVLQFFVFLIIVFKTNGADKVIYVQVGDNVELQLSDRCDNYYVSWFFGREDGLDLADMNYLGRKHVKHDDVWKDKLSLSDQSSLIIKNIEENNFGTFVCRVSDSKKVCLKPTFHLFKVSVSMEETSPVIPGDSLTLSCNVETQRKPSVFWMNPMGQSDYTDRRVQKRAGTRDNGEWACVVEDNGKKSRFKLPVSVVGELLDFVSSPLFSILDFSSTSEHLFTSTNFPLTVPFLITPNAFVQQIPTKIKRVQWFFIPQTSSDRQSIFSISPKNEPQEENSRGLNYENFTKGGNFSLYRKPSSVDDRGNYTCSITFTNGFTISRTVLVEVLQIIPSPGTDLISGQSLNLSCSTGGPLDPDVQVNWFPPKTSSLAKDELRSSHLMIPRVGTEDSGSWRCELRRSGATLTSAVITLKIEPILTVWMMVTICAAAVILILLLALAFTLFRRRQRKMRHLRHRLCKCETPKPKGFYKA, from the exons ATGAGGAAGGTTCTTCAGTTCTTCGTCTTCCTCATAATTGTCTTCAAGACCAATG GGGCTGATAAAGTGATTTATGTTCAAGTTGGAGACAATGTTGAACTTCAATTATCAGACCGTTGTGACAATTATTACGTCAGCTGGTTCTTTGGAAGAGAAGACGGACTTGATCTTGCCGACATGAACTATTTAGGCAGAAAGCATGTTAAACATG ATGACGTCTGGAAAGACAAGTTGTCTTTATCTGACCAGTCATCGCTGATCATCAAAAACATCGAGGAGAATAACTTTGGGACTTTTGTCTGTAGAGTGTCAGATAGTAAGAAAGTCTGCTTAAAACCAACATTTCATCTGTTTAAAGTCAGTG TGAGTATGGAGGAAACCTCACCGGTGATCCCTGGAGATTCTCTGACTCTGAGCTGCAATGTTGAGACTCAACGCAAACCCTCAGTTTTCTGGATGAACCCAATGGGCCAGAGTGATTATACTGACCGTAGAGTTCAAAAGAGAGCAGGAACCCGAGACAACGGAGAGTGGGCATGTGTTGTGGAGGATAATGGAAAAAAATCCAGGTTCAAATTGCCTGTTTCAGTTGTAGGTGAGTTGTTGGAT tttgtgtcTTCCCCCCTTTTCTCAATTTTAGATTTCTCTTCTACATCCGAACATCTTTTTACATCTACAAACTTCCCCCTCACCGTGCCTTTTCTGATTACTCCCAACGCGTTTGTGCAACAAATACCGACCAAAATCAAGAGAGTCCAGTGGTTCTTCATCCCTCAAACATCTTCTGATCGGCAGTCTATCTTCTCCATTTCACCAAAGAATGAACCACAAGAGGAGAACTCCAGAGGCCTGAATTATGAAAACTTCACAAAGGGTGGAAATTTTTCTTTGTACAGAAAGCCTTCAAGCGTAGATGACAGAGGGAACTACACTTGCTCCATAACATTTACAAATGGCTTCACCATCAGCCGGACCGTGCTAGTAGAGGTGCTGCAAA TCATCCCCTCCCCGGGAACAGACTTAATTTCAGGCCAATCC TTGAACCTCTCCTGTTCCACTGGTGGTCCTCTGGATCCTGACGTTCAGGTGAATTGGTTCCCCCCGAAGACGTCATCCCTAGCGAAGGACGAGCTTCGGTCCAGCCATCTCATGATACCGAGAGTGGGAACGGAGGACTCTGGAAGCTGGAGGTGTGAGCTGAGGCGGAGCGGGGCGACGCTGACGTCAGCCGTGATAACACTGAAGATCG AACCCATTCTGACTGTGTGGATGATGGTGACCATATGCGCCGCTGCAGTCATCCTGATCCTCCTCCTTGCGCTCGCCTTCACCCTCTTCCGGCGCAGACAG aggaagatgagacatTTAAGGCACCGACTCTGCAAGTGCGAAAC cCCAAAGCCAAAGGGTTTCTACAAGGCCTAA